The proteins below come from a single Erythrobacter sp. SG61-1L genomic window:
- a CDS encoding RNA methyltransferase produces the protein MRRQITGFSNPTVKYLRSLREKKHRKREGRFLAEGLRLLTDARESGRVPEMLVMSTERDDHPLLAALELAVDQTGGEIVECTPEILAKITGKENPQAVAGVFAEFDTSLAHLNRHSAKIWLVAQALRDPGNLGTMLRTGDAVGAGGLILIDDCADPFSVEAVRASMGAIFTQDLALASWAEFIDWLRQGEGQLVAASLRDAQPYRGAPYSAPCFLMVGNESRGLPEEYELSCDLRVTMPMRGRADSLNAAVAGAVLAYEALAALDP, from the coding sequence ATGCGCCGCCAGATCACCGGTTTTTCCAACCCCACGGTAAAATACCTTCGCTCCCTGCGGGAGAAGAAGCACCGCAAGCGGGAAGGCAGGTTCCTTGCCGAAGGGCTGCGCCTGCTCACCGATGCACGTGAATCCGGCCGGGTACCGGAAATGCTCGTCATGTCGACCGAGCGGGACGATCATCCCCTGCTTGCCGCGCTGGAACTGGCAGTGGATCAGACCGGCGGCGAGATCGTGGAATGCACGCCTGAAATCCTCGCCAAGATTACCGGCAAGGAAAACCCGCAGGCGGTGGCTGGCGTATTCGCGGAATTCGATACGTCGCTCGCCCATCTGAACCGCCACTCGGCAAAGATCTGGCTGGTGGCGCAGGCTCTGCGCGATCCGGGCAATCTGGGCACCATGCTGCGCACTGGCGACGCGGTGGGCGCAGGCGGGCTGATCCTGATCGACGATTGCGCCGATCCCTTCTCTGTAGAGGCTGTGCGCGCCAGCATGGGCGCGATCTTCACGCAGGATCTGGCGCTGGCCAGCTGGGCTGAGTTCATCGACTGGCTGCGACAGGGAGAAGGCCAGTTGGTCGCCGCATCCTTGCGCGATGCCCAGCCCTATCGCGGCGCGCCCTACTCCGCGCCCTGCTTCCTGATGGTGGGCAACGAATCGCGCGGCCTGCCAGAGGAATACGAACTTTCCTGCGATCTGCGCGTCACCATGCCGATGCGCGGGCGGGCAGACAGCCTGAACGCCGCAGTCGCAGGCGCGGTGCTGGCCTATGAGGCTTTGGCGGCACTCGATCCCTGA
- a CDS encoding HPr family phosphocarrier protein → MDTARRSVEIINQRGLHARASAKFVAAVANLPDGATVTVAKDGMEAAGGSILGLMMLGAAKGDTIEVCVSGADAEALLNKLIGLVMDGFGED, encoded by the coding sequence ATGGATACTGCACGGAGAAGCGTGGAAATCATCAATCAGCGCGGCCTGCATGCGCGGGCCAGCGCGAAGTTCGTCGCCGCGGTCGCCAATTTGCCTGACGGGGCAACGGTTACTGTCGCCAAGGACGGAATGGAGGCCGCGGGCGGCTCCATCCTGGGCCTGATGATGCTGGGCGCGGCCAAGGGCGATACGATCGAAGTCTGCGTCAGCGGCGCGGATGCGGAAGCCCTGCTGAACAAGCTGATCGGGCTGGTCATGGACGGCTTTGGCGAAGACTGA
- a CDS encoding PTS sugar transporter subunit IIA → MIGMILVTHGRLAEEFVKAMEHVVGRQEAVETVCIGPKDDVEARRAEIAEAIKKVDSGQGAVILTDLFGGTPSNLAISLMEEGKVEVVAGINLPMLIRLAGARDKMSIMDAVAAARDAGRNYITIASEFLGQDA, encoded by the coding sequence ATGATCGGAATGATTCTTGTCACCCACGGCCGTCTGGCCGAGGAATTCGTGAAAGCGATGGAACATGTCGTCGGCCGCCAGGAAGCGGTGGAGACGGTGTGCATCGGCCCGAAAGATGACGTGGAGGCCCGCCGCGCCGAGATCGCGGAAGCGATAAAGAAGGTGGATAGCGGCCAGGGCGCCGTGATCCTTACCGACCTGTTTGGCGGCACCCCCTCCAATCTGGCGATCTCGCTGATGGAGGAAGGCAAGGTGGAAGTCGTGGCGGGGATCAACCTGCCCATGCTGATCCGCCTGGCCGGCGCGCGCGACAAGATGTCGATCATGGATGCGGTGGCCGCAGCGCGCGATGCGGGGCGCAACTACATCACCATCGCGTCCGAATTCCTCGGTCAGGACGCCTGA
- the rapZ gene encoding RNase adapter RapZ, producing the protein MAAESHQPAADSRQRILLVTGMLGAGKTTALRELEDLGWEAIDNFPIRLLDRLIGADDDLRDGIKAPLAIGFDSRTRGFDPADIIERVKHLSARDDLIVTTMFLDCSAQELERRYNETRRRHPLASGIPAMDGIAAERELLAPLRRWANVVMNTTAFSTNELQQAIREQFGIHTGEAMTVTVSSFGFSRGVPVADLVFDMRYLDNPHWVADLREQTGLDPAVGAHIRQDVAFESSFAKIRDLLLELLPRYAAQGKSYVNIAFGCTGGRHRSVFTAEEIAKTLREAGFSPTVRHRNLGSRAAELIEGPHQP; encoded by the coding sequence ATGGCCGCCGAGTCTCACCAACCCGCAGCGGATTCCCGCCAGCGTATTCTGCTCGTCACCGGCATGCTCGGTGCGGGGAAGACGACTGCCCTGCGCGAGCTGGAAGATCTGGGCTGGGAAGCGATCGACAATTTCCCCATCCGCCTGCTCGACCGGCTGATCGGCGCGGATGACGATCTGCGGGACGGGATCAAGGCCCCGCTGGCCATAGGCTTCGATTCCCGCACGCGCGGCTTCGATCCGGCCGACATCATCGAACGGGTGAAGCACCTTTCCGCGCGGGACGATCTGATCGTCACCACCATGTTCCTCGACTGCTCCGCACAGGAACTGGAACGCCGCTATAACGAGACCCGCCGCCGCCACCCGCTGGCCAGCGGTATTCCCGCGATGGACGGCATCGCCGCCGAGCGGGAGCTGCTCGCGCCGTTGCGGCGCTGGGCGAATGTGGTGATGAACACCACTGCCTTTTCCACCAACGAACTTCAGCAGGCCATCCGGGAACAGTTCGGCATCCATACCGGCGAAGCGATGACTGTCACGGTCAGCAGCTTTGGCTTCTCCCGCGGTGTGCCGGTGGCCGATCTTGTGTTCGACATGCGCTATCTCGATAATCCGCACTGGGTTGCGGACCTGCGCGAACAGACCGGGCTGGACCCGGCCGTGGGCGCGCATATCCGGCAAGACGTCGCTTTCGAGAGCAGCTTTGCCAAGATTCGCGACCTGCTGCTGGAACTGCTGCCGCGCTATGCCGCGCAGGGCAAAAGCTACGTCAACATCGCCTTCGGCTGCACCGGTGGACGGCATCGCTCCGTCTTCACGGCCGAGGAAATTGCGAAAACCTTGCGCGAAGCGGGATTTTCGCCCACTGTCCGCCATCGGAATCTCGGGTCACGCGCTGCCGAATTGATCGAAGGGCCGCACCAGCCGTGA
- a CDS encoding HPr kinase/phosphatase C-terminal domain-containing protein, producing the protein MSAQVYQASCVMLGGRAILIEGQPGSGKSSLALALIDRGAMLVGDDGVTLEQCSGRLWASPPPNIAGKLEIRNVGIVDLPVAEGPVALVLRLDPMAPRHVEQAERIALAGLHLPLIRLWPDSPALPLRAEWALRLHGLP; encoded by the coding sequence ATGAGCGCACAGGTCTATCAGGCAAGCTGCGTCATGCTGGGCGGCAGGGCGATCCTGATCGAAGGGCAGCCCGGCAGCGGCAAGTCCAGCCTCGCCCTTGCCCTGATCGACCGGGGCGCCATGCTGGTGGGCGATGACGGGGTGACACTGGAACAGTGCAGCGGGCGCCTGTGGGCATCGCCCCCGCCCAACATCGCAGGCAAGCTGGAGATCCGCAATGTCGGGATCGTCGATCTGCCCGTGGCGGAAGGCCCGGTGGCACTGGTCCTGCGGCTCGATCCCATGGCGCCGCGTCATGTGGAGCAGGCGGAGCGGATCGCACTGGCGGGCCTCCACCTGCCGCTCATCCGCCTCTGGCCCGACAGCCCCGCCCTGCCCCTGCGCGCCGAATGGGCGCTGCGGTTGCACGGCCTGCCATAG
- a CDS encoding stimulus-sensing domain-containing protein has product MPRRFERPIFTPRASLTIRILTFNIIALSILAGSFFYLDNFRRQLIEERFRLARSEAQITAEALLGAKPDLRDRLMVQIGQEQHLRLRLYRPDGTLVKDSFALAEPSFTFIDPDKEPWYQHAARWLDRGMDAILGAEPVPAYVEPRDTDADSWPELALARRLSQTQIFLRYAPDRTPVITAAAPVGRDGTTLLTTRNAIDITKRVRDARQTLAIIVAAAVLISIQLSLYLARIIVRPLRVLVRAAVRVRLGRDREVVVPRLPERRDEIGMLARAISDMSSALRHRIDAVESFAADVAHELKNPLASLRSALEALSKVEEPALRRQLTDIAMHDVQRIDRLVSEISDASRIDAELSRATFEPVDLAALIGNAVGAREHRAETEGRAIKLKRKGRGPFTVLGVPARLERVVENLLDNAVSFSPPNGEITIELRAHDDLVEATIRDQGPGIPESERDKVFERFHSVRPEAEGFGGHSGLGLAIARTIVEAHDGTLTLGEPPAGKTGACFVITLPAMEQR; this is encoded by the coding sequence ATGCCGCGCCGTTTCGAACGGCCGATCTTCACCCCTCGCGCATCGCTGACGATCCGCATCCTGACCTTCAACATCATTGCCCTGTCGATCCTGGCGGGCAGCTTCTTCTATCTCGACAATTTCCGCCGCCAGTTGATCGAAGAACGCTTCCGGCTGGCCCGCAGCGAAGCGCAGATCACGGCGGAGGCCCTGCTGGGGGCAAAGCCTGACCTGCGTGACCGACTGATGGTGCAGATCGGGCAGGAGCAGCATTTGCGGCTGCGGCTCTATCGCCCGGACGGCACGCTGGTGAAGGACAGCTTCGCGCTGGCAGAACCTTCCTTCACCTTCATCGACCCTGATAAGGAGCCTTGGTATCAGCACGCCGCGCGCTGGCTGGACCGGGGCATGGATGCCATCTTGGGAGCGGAGCCGGTGCCCGCCTATGTGGAGCCGCGCGATACGGATGCGGATTCCTGGCCGGAACTCGCCCTCGCCCGCCGGCTGAGCCAAACCCAGATCTTCCTGCGCTATGCGCCGGACCGCACGCCGGTTATCACCGCCGCCGCGCCGGTGGGCCGCGACGGGACGACGCTGCTGACCACGCGCAATGCAATCGACATCACCAAGCGCGTGCGCGACGCGCGCCAGACGCTGGCGATCATCGTGGCCGCCGCGGTACTGATCTCGATCCAGCTTTCGCTTTATCTCGCGCGGATCATCGTGCGCCCGTTGCGCGTGCTGGTGCGCGCCGCCGTGCGCGTCAGGCTGGGCCGAGACCGAGAAGTGGTGGTGCCTCGCCTGCCCGAGCGCCGTGACGAGATCGGCATGCTGGCGCGCGCCATCTCCGACATGAGTTCCGCCCTGCGCCACAGGATCGACGCGGTGGAGAGCTTCGCCGCCGATGTCGCACATGAACTCAAGAACCCGCTCGCTTCGCTGCGCAGCGCGCTGGAGGCGCTGTCCAAGGTGGAAGAACCCGCCCTGCGGCGCCAGCTGACCGACATTGCCATGCATGATGTGCAGCGGATCGATCGCCTGGTCAGCGAGATTTCCGACGCCAGCAGGATCGACGCCGAACTCTCCCGCGCCACGTTCGAACCTGTCGATCTGGCCGCCCTGATCGGCAATGCGGTGGGCGCGCGCGAACATCGGGCCGAGACAGAGGGCCGTGCGATCAAGCTCAAGCGCAAAGGGCGCGGGCCGTTTACAGTACTGGGCGTGCCTGCCCGGCTGGAGCGCGTGGTCGAGAACCTGCTGGACAATGCCGTCTCCTTTTCCCCGCCCAATGGAGAGATCACCATCGAACTGCGCGCACATGACGATCTGGTGGAAGCCACGATCCGCGATCAGGGGCCGGGCATTCCCGAGAGCGAACGCGACAAGGTGTTCGAACGCTTCCATTCCGTACGGCCTGAGGCAGAGGGCTTCGGCGGCCATAGCGGCCTTGGCCTGGCCATCGCGCGCACCATCGTGGAAGCCCATGACGGGACACTCACACTGGGCGAGCCCCCGGCAGGCAAGACCGGCGCCTGCTTCGTCATAACCCTGCCCGCGATGGAACAACGGTGA
- a CDS encoding response regulator transcription factor, translating to MAHLPGSSTTSPATPAGEPQQVIALVDDDRNILASVSIALQSEGFATRVYTDGTAALKALTENPPDLAVFDIKMPRMDGMELLRRLRETSTLPVIFLTSKDDEQDEAAGLAMGADDYIAKPFSQKLLIARIRAILRRSTMAPQNNGEHEDAAPGGEEMLRGRLAMDPARHKVHWDGKDVSLTVTEFLILEALAARPGVIKSRNQLMDAAYPDDVFVDDRTVDSHIKRMRRKFRSVDPEFSGIETLYGAGYSFSDG from the coding sequence ATGGCCCATCTGCCAGGCTCCAGCACCACCAGTCCGGCCACCCCGGCGGGCGAACCGCAACAGGTGATCGCGCTGGTGGACGATGACCGCAACATTCTGGCCAGCGTTTCCATCGCGCTCCAGTCCGAAGGCTTTGCCACCCGGGTCTATACCGATGGCACGGCAGCGTTGAAGGCCCTGACTGAAAACCCGCCTGATCTTGCCGTGTTCGACATCAAGATGCCGCGGATGGACGGGATGGAACTGCTGCGCCGCCTGCGCGAGACATCGACCCTTCCCGTCATCTTCCTGACCAGCAAGGATGACGAGCAGGACGAGGCCGCCGGCCTTGCCATGGGGGCAGACGATTACATCGCCAAGCCCTTCAGCCAGAAACTGCTGATCGCCCGCATCCGTGCGATCCTCCGCCGCAGCACGATGGCACCCCAAAACAATGGCGAGCACGAGGATGCTGCGCCCGGCGGGGAGGAAATGCTGCGCGGCAGGCTTGCGATGGACCCGGCCCGCCACAAGGTGCACTGGGATGGCAAGGATGTGTCGCTAACCGTCACCGAATTCCTGATCCTTGAAGCGCTGGCCGCAAGGCCCGGCGTAATCAAGAGCCGCAACCAGCTGATGGATGCAGCCTATCCCGACGACGTCTTCGTGGACGACCGCACAGTGGACAGCCACATCAAGCGCATGCGGCGCAAGTTCCGCTCGGTCGATCCGGAATTCTCCGGGATCGAGACGCTTTACGGCGCAGGCTACAGCTTCTCCGATGGCTGA
- a CDS encoding phosphoenolpyruvate carboxykinase: MTASLSFPLDRQGIATSATIHANLGTAPLVEHAVRNGEGRIAAHGPLVVETGQHTGRSAKDKFIVRDGVTEHTVWWGKTNVEMSQEHFAALKEDFFKALGEKNQLYVADLFGGSQIDHRVNVRVINELAWHNLFIRTLLVRPEASDLDGFVPEYTIIDLPSFVADPVRHGCRSETVIAVNLSEKLILIGGTKYAGEMKKSVFGILNFLLPAKGVMPMHCSANIGADGKTAVFFGLSGTGKTTLSADASRTLIGDDEHGWSDTAVFNFEGGCYAKMIRLSEEAEPEIYATSRMFGTVLENVVMDEATRELDFDDNSLAENSRGAYPIDFIPNASEENLGPVPSNVIMLTADAFGVLPPISRLTPDQAMYHFLSGYTAKVAGTEIGVTEPEATFSTCFGAPFMPRHPSVYGNLLKERIAKGGVSCWLVNTGWTGGKYGVGRRMPIKETRALLNAALDGSLNNAEFRKDPNFGFDVPVAVPGVDTSILDPRSTWADKDEYDATAAKLVQLFVDNFEQFADHVDESVKQAAPVA; this comes from the coding sequence TTGACTGCTTCGCTTTCCTTCCCCCTCGACCGCCAGGGCATTGCCACGTCCGCGACCATCCACGCGAACCTCGGTACGGCTCCTCTGGTTGAGCATGCCGTGCGCAATGGCGAAGGGCGCATCGCCGCCCATGGCCCGCTGGTGGTGGAAACCGGCCAACACACCGGCCGTTCCGCGAAGGACAAGTTTATCGTCCGCGACGGCGTGACCGAACACACCGTGTGGTGGGGCAAGACCAATGTCGAAATGAGCCAGGAACATTTCGCCGCGCTGAAGGAAGATTTCTTCAAGGCGCTGGGCGAAAAGAACCAGCTCTATGTAGCCGATCTGTTCGGCGGTTCGCAGATCGATCACCGCGTGAACGTGCGCGTGATCAATGAACTGGCATGGCACAATCTGTTCATCCGCACTCTGCTGGTGCGCCCCGAAGCTTCCGATCTCGATGGCTTCGTTCCCGAATACACCATCATCGACCTGCCCAGCTTCGTTGCCGATCCGGTGCGCCATGGCTGCCGCAGCGAGACGGTGATCGCGGTCAACCTGTCGGAAAAGCTGATCCTTATCGGCGGCACCAAATATGCCGGTGAAATGAAGAAGAGCGTGTTCGGCATTCTCAACTTCCTGCTGCCGGCCAAGGGCGTGATGCCGATGCATTGTTCGGCCAATATTGGCGCGGACGGCAAGACGGCGGTGTTCTTCGGCCTGTCCGGCACCGGCAAGACCACGCTTTCGGCCGATGCCAGCCGCACGCTGATCGGCGATGACGAACATGGCTGGTCGGACACGGCGGTCTTCAACTTCGAAGGCGGTTGCTACGCCAAGATGATCCGCCTGTCGGAAGAGGCAGAGCCGGAGATCTACGCCACCAGCCGCATGTTCGGCACCGTGCTTGAAAACGTGGTGATGGACGAGGCGACCCGCGAACTCGATTTCGACGACAATTCGCTCGCCGAAAACAGCCGCGGTGCCTATCCGATCGACTTCATTCCGAATGCTTCGGAAGAAAACCTCGGCCCGGTTCCGTCGAACGTGATCATGCTCACTGCCGATGCCTTCGGCGTGCTGCCCCCGATCTCGCGCCTCACGCCGGATCAGGCCATGTATCACTTCCTGTCGGGCTACACCGCCAAGGTGGCTGGCACGGAAATCGGCGTGACCGAACCGGAAGCGACGTTCTCCACCTGCTTCGGCGCGCCCTTCATGCCGCGTCACCCCAGCGTCTACGGCAACCTGCTGAAGGAACGCATCGCCAAGGGCGGCGTGTCCTGCTGGCTGGTCAACACCGGCTGGACCGGCGGCAAGTACGGCGTTGGCCGGCGCATGCCGATCAAGGAAACCCGTGCGCTGCTGAATGCCGCGCTCGACGGTTCGCTGAACAATGCCGAGTTCCGCAAGGATCCCAACTTCGGCTTCGATGTGCCGGTGGCCGTGCCGGGGGTCGATACTTCGATCCTCGATCCGCGTTCCACCTGGGCGGATAAGGACGAGTATGACGCGACTGCCGCGAAGCTCGTCCAGCTCTTTGTTGACAATTTCGAGCAATTTGCCGACCATGTCGACGAGAGCGTGAAGCAGGCTGCGCCCGTAGCGTAA
- a CDS encoding GGDEF domain-containing protein — protein MTLGVLLTTLIDYATGKDIWVGPLYMTFIGVAAWSIGWRQALATFAGCVIASGWVNSDGIYPYHGQITPLDIILRIPPVVAIIALLTHARHTCEVEWRLARTDPLTGALNRKAFFEMAGAIEETSGWHVLAYADLDGLKALNDMHGHARGDASLQAFSKHVRSAIRKDDIFARIGGDEFLVYMAVRDAQAGLTVANRLHLAMNTATNEFADGLRCSVGALILAPGRRSIDRELRLADELMYEAKQSGAALTVATARLRGEDFASEGRWMSTPTMAQAVAALGQEFRQTPRSDGGPNPSSEKPGPLPPRKAA, from the coding sequence GTGACTCTCGGCGTCCTGCTGACTACCCTGATAGACTATGCGACGGGCAAGGACATCTGGGTCGGCCCGCTTTACATGACCTTCATCGGCGTGGCTGCCTGGTCCATCGGCTGGCGTCAGGCGCTGGCTACTTTCGCCGGCTGCGTGATCGCCAGTGGCTGGGTGAACAGTGACGGGATCTATCCCTATCACGGGCAGATTACCCCGCTGGACATCATCCTGCGCATTCCCCCGGTTGTGGCGATCATCGCCCTGCTCACTCATGCAAGGCACACTTGCGAAGTGGAATGGCGGCTTGCGCGCACCGATCCGCTGACGGGCGCGCTGAACCGCAAGGCCTTTTTCGAAATGGCCGGCGCGATAGAGGAAACCAGCGGCTGGCATGTGCTCGCCTATGCCGATCTGGACGGGCTGAAGGCTCTGAACGACATGCATGGCCACGCCCGCGGCGATGCCAGCCTGCAGGCCTTTTCCAAACATGTGCGCAGCGCAATCCGCAAGGATGACATCTTCGCCCGCATCGGCGGGGACGAATTCCTCGTCTATATGGCCGTGCGCGATGCACAGGCAGGCCTGACCGTGGCCAACCGCCTGCATCTGGCGATGAACACTGCCACCAATGAATTTGCCGATGGCCTGCGCTGCAGCGTCGGCGCGCTGATCCTGGCACCGGGCCGACGCTCTATCGACCGCGAATTGCGGCTGGCGGACGAGCTGATGTACGAAGCCAAGCAGAGCGGCGCCGCCCTGACCGTGGCAACCGCCCGCCTGCGCGGCGAGGATTTCGCATCGGAAGGGCGCTGGATGTCCACGCCCACCATGGCGCAGGCCGTTGCCGCGCTGGGCCAGGAATTCCGGCAGACTCCGCGAAGCGATGGCGGGCCGAACCCCTCTTCCGAAAAGCCCGGCCCGCTGCCGCCCCGAAAGGCGGCCTGA
- a CDS encoding aminotransferase class V-fold PLP-dependent enzyme: protein MPGLRPEIDPDGLLEFSVVFTDRSLNHMSQAFQGVMRDIHDTLCEVYHAKRAVVVPGGGTYGMEAVARQFATDQKVMVIRNGFFSYRWTQIFEAGSIPAEEIVLKARRTGNGGADAPFAPVPIEEAVAAIKAEKPAVLFAPHVETASGIILPEDYIGALADAVHSVGGLFVLDCVASGCAWVDMEATGVDVLISAPQKGWSAPPSAGLVMMRDVALERCRETKSTSFAADLGKWNTIMEAYVNGGHAYHATMPTDALRVFRDAMLETKKIGFDKLCAAQWEQGNKVREMFAARGIKSVAAEGFGAPGVVVCYTDDPELQTGKKFAALGLQIAAGVPLMVDEGPDYKSFRIGLFGLDKLKDVPASLARLETAFDQVFPS, encoded by the coding sequence ATGCCCGGTTTGCGCCCTGAAATTGATCCTGATGGCCTGCTCGAATTCTCGGTGGTGTTCACCGACCGTTCGCTCAACCACATGAGCCAGGCCTTCCAGGGCGTGATGCGCGACATCCACGATACGCTGTGCGAAGTCTATCACGCCAAGCGCGCCGTGGTGGTGCCGGGCGGCGGCACTTACGGGATGGAAGCGGTCGCCCGCCAGTTCGCCACCGATCAGAAGGTGATGGTGATCCGCAACGGGTTCTTCTCCTATCGCTGGACCCAGATTTTCGAAGCCGGTTCGATCCCTGCGGAAGAAATCGTGCTGAAGGCCCGCCGCACCGGCAATGGCGGGGCCGATGCGCCCTTCGCCCCCGTGCCGATCGAGGAAGCGGTGGCCGCCATCAAGGCGGAAAAGCCCGCCGTGCTGTTCGCGCCCCATGTGGAAACCGCATCGGGCATCATCCTGCCGGAAGATTATATCGGCGCACTGGCCGATGCAGTCCATTCCGTGGGCGGGCTGTTCGTGCTGGATTGCGTCGCATCGGGCTGTGCCTGGGTGGATATGGAAGCCACCGGCGTGGACGTGCTGATTTCCGCCCCGCAAAAGGGCTGGTCCGCCCCGCCCTCGGCCGGTCTGGTGATGATGCGCGACGTGGCGCTGGAACGCTGCCGCGAGACCAAGTCCACCAGCTTTGCCGCCGATCTGGGCAAGTGGAACACGATCATGGAAGCCTATGTGAACGGCGGCCATGCCTATCACGCCACCATGCCCACCGACGCGCTGCGCGTATTCCGCGATGCCATGCTGGAGACCAAGAAGATCGGTTTCGACAAGCTTTGCGCCGCCCAGTGGGAACAGGGCAACAAGGTGCGCGAGATGTTCGCCGCGCGCGGCATCAAGTCCGTGGCGGCCGAAGGCTTCGGCGCGCCGGGCGTGGTGGTCTGCTATACCGACGATCCGGAACTGCAGACCGGCAAGAAGTTCGCCGCCCTTGGCCTCCAGATCGCCGCTGGCGTGCCGCTGATGGTGGACGAAGGGCCGGACTACAAGAGTTTCCGCATCGGCCTGTTCGGGCTGGACAAGCTGAAAGATGTACCGGCCAGCCTGGCCCGTCTGGAAACAGCTTTCGATCAGGTTTTTCCGTCCTGA
- a CDS encoding DUF885 family protein → MQNPVQMKLTRRQTLAGLGAGISSLALAGCMDKAGLSSAPPPQTATALLDEIAWDLIELEPGTATGLGIDTGAKAYLRSRMADTSLEGMVHYAGNLKDGLAKVRAFDKTGLDAATLTSLEVVESAYATALEGFALPYGDVATGGWRNAPYVVIQNVGAYLDVPRFLDSDHPVRDKADAEAYIARLEAYPAMLDGETERMQAATRLGVIPPAFLLDKAIAQMESSLADARLGGGLVTSLTARTKDIPGDWENAASRIATGKVVPALERQLAELRLQRYQANNDAGMWARPDGEEWYRWALKASTTTTLGPDEIHEMGLTQLAEIHGRMDAILRDIGYKDGSVGQRMRELGEDKRFQFAEGDPGRAEIMAFIQQRIDWIRAQMPRAFRTQVRANLEVRRLPLSEEPGAPTAYGGSGSIDGTIPGKMWINLLTTDLHREYTLPTLVHHETIPGHVWQGEYANQMPLIRSRLAFNAYSEGWALYAEQLADELGAYADHPAWRLGYLQDQAFRACRLVVDTGLHHKRWTREQGVAFFVERNGDNPQEVASEVDRYCSWPGQACGYKVGHTEIVRQRGLAQSALGNRFDLRDFDDAVVKGGNVPLDVLAKNVARYVESAKG, encoded by the coding sequence ATGCAAAACCCGGTTCAGATGAAACTAACCCGCCGCCAGACCCTTGCCGGGCTGGGCGCGGGCATCTCCTCCCTCGCCCTTGCGGGCTGCATGGACAAGGCAGGCCTTTCCAGCGCGCCACCGCCGCAAACGGCAACTGCCCTGCTGGACGAAATCGCCTGGGATCTGATCGAACTGGAACCCGGCACCGCCACCGGCCTTGGCATCGACACGGGCGCGAAGGCCTATCTGCGATCGCGCATGGCGGACACCTCGCTTGAAGGCATGGTCCATTATGCGGGCAATCTGAAAGATGGGCTGGCAAAGGTCCGCGCCTTCGACAAGACGGGCCTGGATGCAGCCACGCTGACCAGCCTCGAAGTGGTCGAAAGCGCCTATGCCACTGCGCTGGAAGGCTTTGCCCTGCCCTATGGCGATGTGGCCACCGGCGGCTGGCGCAATGCACCTTACGTGGTGATCCAGAATGTCGGCGCCTATCTGGACGTGCCGCGCTTCCTCGATTCCGATCATCCCGTGCGCGATAAGGCGGATGCGGAAGCCTATATCGCCCGTCTTGAAGCCTATCCCGCGATGCTGGATGGCGAGACGGAGCGGATGCAGGCCGCCACGCGGCTGGGCGTGATCCCGCCCGCCTTCCTGCTCGACAAGGCAATTGCCCAGATGGAAAGTTCGCTCGCCGATGCAAGGCTGGGCGGCGGGCTGGTCACGTCGCTGACCGCGCGCACGAAGGATATTCCCGGCGACTGGGAAAATGCCGCCAGCCGTATCGCCACCGGCAAGGTGGTGCCCGCGCTGGAACGCCAGCTCGCCGAACTGCGCCTGCAGCGCTATCAGGCCAATAACGATGCCGGTATGTGGGCGCGGCCCGATGGGGAGGAATGGTATCGCTGGGCACTGAAGGCCAGCACCACCACTACGCTGGGGCCGGATGAAATCCACGAAATGGGCCTGACCCAGCTTGCCGAGATCCACGGCCGGATGGACGCCATCCTGCGGGACATCGGCTATAAGGACGGTTCCGTCGGCCAGCGCATGCGCGAACTGGGCGAAGACAAGCGCTTCCAGTTTGCGGAAGGCGACCCCGGCCGGGCGGAAATCATGGCCTTCATCCAGCAGCGGATAGACTGGATCAGGGCGCAGATGCCGCGCGCCTTCCGCACGCAGGTGCGCGCCAATCTGGAAGTGCGCCGCCTGCCCCTGTCCGAAGAACCCGGCGCGCCCACGGCCTATGGCGGTTCCGGCTCCATTGACGGGACCATCCCCGGCAAGATGTGGATCAACCTGCTGACCACCGATCTGCACCGCGAATATACTCTGCCCACGCTGGTGCATCACGAAACGATCCCCGGCCATGTGTGGCAGGGCGAATATGCCAACCAGATGCCGCTGATCCGTTCCCGCCTTGCCTTCAATGCCTATTCGGAAGGCTGGGCGCTTTATGCCGAACAACTGGCGGACGAACTGGGCGCCTATGCCGATCATCCCGCATGGCGGCTGGGCTATCTGCAGGATCAGGCCTTCCGCGCCTGCCGCCTGGTGGTGGATACCGGCCTGCACCACAAACGCTGGACCCGCGAACAGGGCGTGGCCTTCTTCGTGGAACGCAATGGCGACAATCCGCAGGAAGTAGCCAGCGAAGTGGACCGCTATTGCAGCTGGCCGGGCCAGGCCTGCGGATACAAGGTTGGCCACACCGAAATCGTGCGTCAGCGCGGCCTTGCACAATCGGCACTGGGCAACCGCTTCGACTTGCGGGACTTTGACGATGCCGTGGTGAAAGGCGGCAATGTGCCGCTGGACGTGCTGGCCAAGAACGTCGCCCGCTATGTGGAAAGCGCCAAGGGCTAA